A section of the Metabacillus endolithicus genome encodes:
- a CDS encoding ABC transporter permease, whose amino-acid sequence MNMGVIARKNIQGNLQRYLAYFFSCVFAVSVFFIFASFIYHPSVDEENMYGASLVINGLTAAQIVIIVFSLFFIAYSNSAFLQARKKEFGLLSLLGMTNRQLQRMIYLEQTIVSFFSIGCGILLGLLFSKLFFMVMNTILKASTPIGFAIVPKAIVFTVIGFIIVFQFLTIFSLFRLKSKEIIELLKASKQPKGFPTYSKWLSLLSFVCIGACYYLAASANLIDMIARVIPILLLVLVGTYFFFTQGSIALYRKLYQHKPSFYRGTTMITRSNVLFRLKDHARMLFLTSIITAVILTASGTVYMFYGDLKKQGVDNMPQAIGWVEHDASTFNVLTKDEVEKALKDADSKITYSIDETGIPVSYMITNLSGNPVKTDALMIPESLYNKIAEIKNIEKVNVAVNNAFINYPYKSIDYDYFEVGEKAPITMSTGEKLTFTMDKQLDNGILTPVGVATHLFVVDDTTYEKHEESVPLSKQARVVGYELKDWENEVEVSEKIGSMVDSRNEYSYQVRAPGYQIMKQATGLTLFIGLFISVLFFAVQGSMMYLRLFTEIEDTRTQLFALRRIGMSHKEMRSIIGNQISFLFFVPFVVGTIHAAFAYIALSNMLYSSLVVPSLLVIGIYFVFQVVYYFITRAIYERNVLRGMF is encoded by the coding sequence ATGAACATGGGAGTCATCGCGCGTAAAAATATCCAAGGAAATCTTCAACGGTATCTAGCTTATTTTTTCAGCTGCGTTTTTGCCGTATCAGTTTTCTTTATTTTTGCATCATTTATTTATCACCCTTCTGTTGATGAAGAAAACATGTACGGTGCTTCACTTGTTATTAATGGGTTAACAGCAGCTCAAATTGTCATTATCGTGTTTTCTCTCTTTTTCATTGCTTACTCGAATTCAGCCTTTCTGCAAGCAAGGAAAAAAGAATTTGGTTTACTCTCCTTATTAGGTATGACAAATCGTCAGCTTCAACGAATGATTTACCTAGAGCAAACCATTGTGTCGTTTTTTTCAATTGGTTGTGGAATTCTTTTAGGACTTTTATTTTCAAAACTGTTTTTCATGGTAATGAACACAATTCTTAAAGCATCTACCCCAATTGGTTTTGCGATTGTTCCAAAAGCAATTGTTTTTACTGTGATTGGGTTTATTATTGTCTTTCAATTTCTCACGATTTTCTCGCTATTTCGTTTGAAAAGTAAAGAAATCATTGAACTTTTAAAGGCTTCTAAACAACCAAAGGGTTTCCCAACTTATTCTAAATGGTTAAGTCTGCTTTCGTTTGTTTGTATTGGTGCGTGCTATTACCTGGCTGCGTCAGCAAATTTAATCGATATGATTGCTAGAGTTATACCAATTCTATTACTAGTCCTAGTGGGAACGTACTTCTTTTTCACACAAGGAAGCATCGCCTTATATCGCAAACTTTATCAGCACAAACCAAGCTTTTATAGAGGTACAACCATGATCACCCGCTCAAATGTTCTTTTTAGACTAAAAGATCATGCAAGAATGCTTTTTCTAACATCTATCATTACAGCAGTGATTCTAACAGCTTCTGGAACGGTTTATATGTTTTACGGCGATTTAAAAAAGCAAGGAGTAGACAATATGCCTCAAGCAATTGGTTGGGTTGAGCATGATGCGAGTACATTTAATGTCCTGACAAAAGATGAGGTTGAAAAAGCATTAAAGGATGCTGACTCCAAGATCACGTACTCTATTGATGAAACCGGTATTCCAGTATCCTACATGATCACTAACCTATCAGGAAATCCAGTAAAAACTGACGCCTTGATGATTCCTGAATCACTATACAATAAAATAGCCGAAATAAAAAACATAGAAAAAGTGAATGTAGCAGTTAACAACGCTTTTATTAATTATCCATACAAATCAATCGACTATGATTATTTTGAAGTTGGGGAAAAAGCACCTATTACGATGTCTACGGGGGAAAAACTTACATTTACAATGGATAAACAGCTTGATAATGGAATATTAACACCCGTCGGCGTGGCCACTCACCTGTTCGTCGTTGATGACACAACTTACGAAAAGCATGAGGAAAGTGTCCCTCTTTCCAAACAAGCTAGAGTTGTTGGATATGAATTGAAGGATTGGGAAAACGAGGTAGAGGTCTCTGAAAAAATAGGGTCAATGGTAGACAGTCGCAATGAATACTCCTATCAAGTTCGCGCCCCAGGCTATCAAATCATGAAACAAGCCACAGGTTTAACACTATTTATTGGCCTATTTATTAGTGTCCTATTTTTCGCCGTTCAAGGAAGCATGATGTATTTACGATTATTTACCGAAATTGAAGATACAAGAACTCAACTTTTTGCCCTGAGAAGAATTGGTATGTCTCATAAGGAAATGCGTTCAATAATCGGTAACCAAATATCCTTCTTATTCTTTGTACCTTTTGTGGTCGGAACCATTCATGCTGCTTTTGCTTATATCGCACTTAGTAATATGCTATATTCTAGTCTAGTTGTTCCTTCTTTACTCGTAATCGGAATTTATTTCGTATTTCAGGTAGTCTATTACTTTATTACACGTGCTATATATGAACGAAATGTCCTGAGAGGGATGTTTTAA
- the gpmI gene encoding 2,3-bisphosphoglycerate-independent phosphoglycerate mutase: protein MSKAPVALIILDGFACRQEMKGNAVAQAKKPNFDRFWNQYPHSQLIASGEAVGLPEGQMGNSEVGHLNIGAGRIVYQSLTRVNVAIREGEFAKNDTFVEAINHVKNTGENLHLFGLLSDGGVHSHIQHLFALLKLAADEGVKNVYIHGFLDGRDVGPKTAKVYLDELQEKIKEYGVGEIATLSGRYYSMDRDKRWDRVEKSYRAMVYGEGPTYSTPDELVADSYNNGIFDEFVIPSVMTKEDGSPVATIQDNDAVIFYNFRPDRAIQISNTFTNEDFRSFDRGEKHPKNLHFVCLTHFSETVDGYVAFKPTNLDNTLGEVLSQNNLTQLRIAETEKYPHVTFFMSGGREEKFPGEERILIDSPKVATYDLKPEMSAYEVTDALLGEIAADKFDAILLNFANPDMVGHSGMLEPTIKAIETVDECLGKIVDAIVAKGGKAIITADHGNSDEVVTLEGEPMTAHTTNPVPVIVTQEGVTLREDGILGDLAPTMLDLLNVDKPAEMTGTTLIKKVILNKAIGVSPIASNPASDLRHQNNELDEKAEA, encoded by the coding sequence ATGAGTAAAGCACCAGTTGCACTAATTATTCTTGACGGATTTGCTTGCCGCCAAGAAATGAAAGGTAATGCTGTTGCACAAGCGAAAAAGCCTAACTTTGACCGCTTTTGGAATCAATATCCACATTCTCAACTAATCGCTTCAGGTGAGGCAGTAGGTCTTCCTGAAGGTCAAATGGGGAACTCTGAAGTAGGTCACTTAAATATTGGTGCAGGTCGTATTGTGTACCAAAGTTTGACGCGTGTAAACGTAGCAATTCGCGAAGGTGAGTTTGCAAAAAACGACACGTTTGTTGAAGCTATTAATCATGTGAAGAACACAGGTGAAAATCTTCACTTATTCGGTTTGCTATCTGACGGTGGCGTTCATAGCCATATTCAACATTTATTTGCCCTTTTAAAGCTTGCTGCAGATGAAGGCGTTAAAAATGTGTACATTCATGGCTTCTTAGATGGTCGTGACGTTGGTCCAAAAACGGCAAAAGTTTACTTGGATGAACTTCAAGAAAAAATCAAAGAATACGGTGTCGGGGAAATTGCGACATTGTCTGGACGTTACTACTCAATGGATCGCGATAAGCGTTGGGATCGTGTTGAAAAGTCTTATCGTGCGATGGTATATGGCGAAGGCCCTACTTACAGCACACCAGATGAGCTTGTTGCCGATTCTTATAACAATGGAATATTTGATGAGTTCGTGATTCCTTCTGTTATGACAAAAGAAGACGGTTCACCTGTTGCAACGATTCAAGACAATGATGCGGTGATTTTCTATAATTTCCGCCCTGACCGTGCGATTCAAATTTCAAACACGTTCACAAACGAAGATTTCCGTTCATTTGATCGTGGTGAAAAACATCCGAAAAACCTACACTTTGTGTGCTTAACACACTTTAGTGAAACAGTTGACGGATATGTGGCATTCAAGCCAACAAACCTTGATAATACGCTCGGTGAAGTATTATCTCAAAATAACCTAACTCAACTTCGTATTGCTGAAACGGAAAAATATCCTCACGTTACATTCTTTATGAGTGGCGGACGTGAAGAGAAGTTTCCTGGTGAAGAAAGAATCTTAATTGATTCTCCGAAGGTTGCAACATATGATCTCAAGCCTGAAATGAGCGCCTACGAAGTAACGGACGCGTTACTTGGCGAAATCGCAGCTGACAAATTTGATGCAATCCTTTTAAACTTCGCAAACCCTGATATGGTTGGGCACTCCGGAATGCTTGAACCAACGATCAAGGCAATCGAAACAGTTGATGAGTGCTTAGGGAAAATTGTGGACGCTATTGTTGCAAAAGGCGGTAAAGCGATCATCACAGCTGACCATGGTAACTCAGATGAAGTCGTAACATTAGAAGGTGAGCCAATGACAGCTCACACAACAAACCCTGTACCTGTCATTGTGACACAAGAGGGAGTTACACTTCGTGAAGATGGTATTTTAGGTGACCTAGCACCAACAATGCTAGATCTACTTAATGTAGATAAGCCTGCTGAAATGACTGGAACAACACTAATTAAAAAAGTAATTTTAAATAAAGCAATCGGTGTTTCTCCGATTGCCTCAAATCCGGCCTCTGACCTCCGACATCAAAACAATGAGCTTGATGAAAAGGCAGAAGCTTAA